A stretch of the Leguminivora glycinivorella isolate SPB_JAAS2020 chromosome 2, LegGlyc_1.1, whole genome shotgun sequence genome encodes the following:
- the LOC125238720 gene encoding uncharacterized protein LOC125238720, translated as MAKETKAESVDSWCYEDELSMLEAKRNVFFELVQGIYKKSLVADTDAVSRESFLDAADTIDELRTEFKEVVNEYNRTLLRTKTAAVPNYQPLIAFEDLYCRIRRVVKRLQPAAPPASSSPLSVERARPSLPTMELVAFDGDIRNWPLFYASFKSRVHDNLSLTDEEKLFYLIGKLSPKAQAVFAGITPSADNYQLILDSLLDRFQDKRTLASTYMDQMLNLKINGPASSSNFQTFIDKFVTAANALKSLKLDDLSDFMLMHIALKKLDQETLRAFEMLHRNTKLPTFRDLSDFMKSQFRIYQNSQPCTAVSAAVNPSREKGVKSIQPRSAAPKLQSYVACASTTKCICDNIVHEHLFKCPSFNDLTSSDRFKCAKELKACINCLSIKHRTRECNSEVKCRVCHQKHHTLLHFDKNKDEKATTSDESNASTSNAAIKTSSPPEGTSCNTSIVTQALAASNNKMSNQDSASSCDTVLLSTAKVIVRDSKGETQVIKCLLDTASQSNFITEECCRRLGLTFDRKPSSVFGIGKTKKIVKGNANVKVFSRFDDNVNFDVSSLVVDRITDDLPSVPVDMSALTHVHGLPLADDTLDTPVAIDVLVGATIFPHLLLPHIVKSEVDYMPPAIQTVLGYILMGSVPALQPPRKYTSACCTSVDSMDHLLKKFWELEEVSAPPAQSQDDFECEEYFRATTTRDASGRYTVALPFRDDVSKLGESHSAAKRRFICLERKLESSSVLRAAYDDIIREYVSKDYISDVTNSLNANTSSALAYIIPHHAVVREDKTTTKVRMVLDSSSKTTTGLSLNDVLHSGPNLQGDLFSILLIFRLFKIALSADCRQMFLQIGVRESDRQFQRILYRFRPADPISTYEFNRVCFGMKSSPYHALRVVRQLIADDGHKFPMAAAIASSCTYMDDVCFSIMSDDSQQRDESVAIAAAKELIDLFKCGQFDLVKWTCNSETVLREIPASHRASVDLEIDPGVSQKVLGLCWNKSGDYFHFKVTEPDPTCTKRTILSAVARLWDNVGLVAPVVLYAKLLIQELWLIKCDWDETPPTHIVNLWERFCSELPKLNEIHIPRHLGVVQGCTINLLGFGDASERAYGGVVYLQVINGNEVTVRLVCSKSKVSPLKTVSVARLELCAAVLLAKLMRKVQDNFEPRYNINEIYAFTDSKVALCWIQSSPHRWQTFVANRVVKIIEAVPASCFHHVAGLENPADCLSRGLTPAKLVDHPLWFTGPAWASKHPSEWPLRELDRESIGEVPELKPLAHATTTDVSESPLYSLAQRISSWSRLLRIVVYVYRILNPKPLPTALTRSDLEFAEGKILSSLQNEHFCDDIEKIKSKKYCSPALQKLKPFLDKDGLTLRLA; from the coding sequence ATGGCAAAAGAAACAAAAGCCGAAAGCGTTGACAGCTGGTGTTATGAAGACGAGTTGTCAATGCTTGAAGCAAAACGCAACGTCTTCTTTGAACTCGTCCAGGGTATTTATAAAAAGTCGCTAGTTGCCGATACAGATGCAGTGAGTCGCGAAAGTTTTCTTGACGCTGCTGACACTATCGACGAACTTCGGACGGAGTTCAAAGAGGTGGTAAATGAGTACAACCGCACGCTACTGAGGACTAAGACGGCTGCTGTCCCTAATTATCAGCCGCTCATAGCCTTTGAAGATTTGTACTGCCGCATCAGGAGAGTGGTCAAGCGACTGCAACCAGCCGCACCGCCGGCCTCTTCGTCGCCTTTATCGGTGGAGAGAGCTAGACCTTCTTTGCCAACGATGGAACTGGTAGCGTTTGATGGAGACATACGTAACTGGCCGCTGTTCTACGCTAGTTTTAAATCGAGAGTGCACGACAATCTGTCACTTACCGACGAGGAGaagctgttttatttaattgggAAATTGTCACCAAAAGCTCAAGCCGTCTTTGCAGGCATAACTCCGAGCGCTGACAATTATCAGCTTATTCTAGATAGTCTACTTGACAGATTTCAAGATAAGCGCACTCTTGCCTCGACTTACATGGATCAAATGCtcaatttgaagattaatggtCCCGCTTCCTCGTCTAACTTCCAGACATTCATTGATAAGTTTGTGACAGCTGCGAATGCGCTTAAATCGCTTAAGCTGGATGATTTAAGCGATTTTATGCTTATGCATATAGCTTTAAAGAAGTTAGACCAGGAAACTCTTCGAGCATTTGAGATGCTGCATCGAAATACGAAGTTGCCTACATTTCGCGATCTGTCAGATTTCATGAAAAGTCAGTTTAGGATTTATCAAAACTCGCAACCATGTACCGCCGTCTCCGCCGCCGTAAATCCATCGCGCGAAAAAGGTGTTAAGTCGATTCAACCGCGTAGTGCCGCACCTAAACTACAAAGCTACGTTGCTTGCGCGAGCACTACTaaatgtatttgtgacaatattGTCCATGAACATTTATTCAAATGTCCTTCTTTCAACGACTTAACGTCTTCTGATCGCTTCAAATGCGCTAAAGAGCTTAAAGCATGTATTAACTGCTTAAGCATTAAACACCGCACCCGCGAGTGCAATTCCGAGGTGAAGTGTCGAGTTTGTCATCAAAAGCATCATACTCTGTTGCATTTTGACAAGAACAAGGATGAAAAAGCTACGACCTCTGATGAGTCAAATGCATCTACGAGCAACGCAGCTATTAAAACATCCTCGCCGCCGGAAGGCACGTCCTGTAACACGTCTATCGTGACGCAAGCACTTGCTGCCtctaacaataaaatgtcaaatcaaGACTCAGCATCTTCGTGTGACACGGTTTTGCTGTCCACCGCAAAGGTCATCGTTCGCGACAGTAAGGGTGAAACGCAGGTTATCAAATGTCTGCTTGACACCGCGTCACAAAGTAACTTCATTACTGAAGAATGTTGTAGGCGCTTAGGTTTAACTTTTGATAGGAAACCAAGCTCTGTATTTGGCATTGGAAAAACCAAGAAAATTGTTAAGGGGAACGCAAACGTAAAAGTATTTTCGCGATTCGACGATAATGTCAACTTCGACGTTTCGAGTTTGGTGGTCGATCGCATCACCGACGACCTGCCGTCAGTGCCCGTGGACATGTCAGCACTGACACATGTTCATGGTCTCCCTCTAGCTGACGACACGTTGGATACGCCCGTCGCCATTGATGTACTGGTGGGTGCAACTATATTTCCACATTTACTGCTGCCGCACATCGTCAAAAGCGAAGTAGACTATATGCCACCAGCTATACAGACGGTACTGGGGTATATTTTAATGGGTTCGGTGCCTGCTTTACAGCCACCGCGTAAATATACTTCAGCTTGTTGTACTTCCGTGGATTCCATGGACCACCTCCTCAAAAAGTTCTGGGAACTTGAGGAAGTATCCGCTCCGCCCGCTCAAAGCCAGGATGACTTTGAATGCGAGGAATATTTCCGCGCCACCACTACGCGCGACGCTAGTGGTAGATATACTGTGGCATTGCCTTTCCGAGATGACGTGTCCAAGCTCGGAGAGTCGCATTCGGCTGCTAAGAGGCGCTTTATTTGTCTTGAAAGAAAGCTAGAGTCATCGAGTGTGTTACGTGCCGCCTATGACGATATAATTCGTGAATACGTCAGTAAGGATTATATATCGGACGTGACTAACTCTCTCAACGCGAACACCTCTTCAGCCCTCGCATACATAATTCCTCATCATGCTGTCGTGCGTGAGGATAAGACCACTACCAAAGTTCGTATGGTCCTGGACTCGAGTAGCAAGACAACTACAGGCCTGTCGCTGAATGATGTCTTGCACTCAGGGCCCAATCTTCAAGGGGATTTATTTTCAATCCTCTTGATCTTTCGCTTATTCAAAATAGCGCTTTCAGCCGATTGTCGCCAAATGTTTTTACAGATTGGTGTTCGCGAATCGGACCGCCAGTTTCAACGAATCTTATATAGATTCCGCCCGGCAGATCCCATTTCGACATACGAATTTAACCGTGTGTGTTTTGGTATGAAGTCGAGCCCATATCACGCGCTCCGCGTCGTTCGCCAGCTGATTGCAGACGACGGACATAAGTTTCCAATGGCAGCAGCGATCGCATCGTCCTGCACATACATGGATGACGTATGCTTCAGCATTATGTCAGATGATTCGCAACAGCGGGATGAATCTGTTGCTATCGCTGCGGCTAAGGAGCTTATTGACCTATTCAAATGCGGTCAATTTGATCTTGTCAAATGGACCTGCAACTCAGAGACCGTGCTACGTGAGATACCTGCTTCTCATAGGGCTTCCGTAGACTTGGAAATAGACCCAGGAGTCTCGCAAAAGGTCCTTGGCTTGTGTTGGAATAAATCTGGCGATTATTTCCATTTCAAGGTGACAGAGCCAGATCCAACGTGCACTAAAAGGACAATCTTGTCTGCAGTGGCTCGCCTATGGGATAACGTCGGCTTAGTAGCTCCAGTTGTCCTTTACGCAAAACTCCTCATACAGGAGCTTTGGTTGATCAAATGCGACTGGGATGAGACTCCCCCGACCCATATTGTAAATTTATGGGAACGATTTTGTTCTGAGTTGCcaaaattgaatgaaattcATATACCGCGTCATCTCGGGGTAGTACAAGGTTGTACTATAAACCTCTTAGGCTTCGGTGATGCTTCCGAGCGGGCATATGGAGGTGTAGTTTATCTTCAGGTCATAAACGGGAATGAAGTGACAGTTCGATTGGTGTGTTCCAAGTCGAAGGTCTCTCCCTTGAAGACAGTCTCTGTAGCGAGATTAGAGCTGTGTGCTGCTGTCCTCCTGGCAAAGCTCATGCGGAAGGTGCAAGATAATTTCGAGCCCCGTTACAACATTAACGAGATCTACGCCTTTACTGACTCGAAAGTTGCGCTCTGCTGGATTCAGTCATCACCACACCGCTGGCAAACATTCGTTGCCAATCGCGTTGTTAAGATAATTGAAGCTGTACCGGCCAGCTGCTTCCATCATGTGGCGGGCTTAGAAAATCCCGCGGATTGCTTGTCGCGTGGCCTGACGCCTGCTAAGCTTGTGGATCATCCTTTGTGGTTTACAGGACCGGCTTGGGCATCCAAGCATCCATCAGAATGGCCTTTAAGGGAGCTCGATCGAGAGTCCATCGGAGAAGTGCCGGAGCTTAAGCCTCTTGCACACGCTACTACTACGGATGTGTCAGAGTCACCACTTTATTCCCTCGCGCAGCGGATATCGTCGTGGTCTCGATTACTGCGCATCGTCGTATACGTGTACCGCATCCTTAATCCGAAACCGCTCCCCACGGCCCTTACCCGATCCGACTTAGAGTTTGCTGAAGGCAAAATTCTCTCATCGTTGCAAAACGAACATTTTTGTGACGATATTGAGAAAATTAAGAGCAAGAAATATTGCTCACCTGCTTTACAAAAGCTCAAACCGTTCTTAGACAAAGACGGTCTAacgctccgtcttgcgtga
- the LOC125239896 gene encoding zinc finger protein 16-like, whose amino-acid sequence MEEYEKMYKFVCRICLKQNNGQNMVSLIDFTSDDGLSCFGKAVLAFASVDIKSNDVFPTSMCNDCLYCLKQAISFKLKCETSDKQLKTLANQCFSVTDIKTKIVESVMFHSYFSNKDLQAYSSSDIKREVKPKMIMKNIVGIGNLDMEVPGSQDSFSDNFPENFDETIPNPSYLDEKPIQSQEEPDVILDRIEKLIGSCSDLSPGVFKKTFNKQTFKRHKKYLRRQQMQLQSLDTFNCNICHRVLANKHSYEHHMQRHNGCRYVCEHCGKGFPVLTELQVHQVAVHGTGPYLQCRQCPYKAPRKFSLTEHERIHTGERPYTCEKCGLTFRRRFVWKKHLVYHNEKTIQCSLCPRKFYLRSEMLAHCNNVHERVYVYLCNKCGTTYAKAATVRRHLTEKHGVPREMQGKVIRINKGKGDFPD is encoded by the coding sequence ATGGAAGAGTAtgagaaaatgtacaaatttgtATGTCGTATATGCTTGAAACAAAATAATGGACAAAATATGGTTTCTTTAATAGATTTTACTAGCGACGACGGCTTAAGTTGTTTTGGCAAAGCCGTTCTAGCTTTCGCGAGTGTTGATATCAAATCGAACGATGTTTTTCCTACTTCAATGTGCAATGACTGCTTATATTGCCTGAAACAAGCTATTTCTTTTAAACTTAAGTGTGAAACAAGTGACAAACAGCTGAAAACGTTGGCAAATCAGTGTTTTTCTGTAACTGACATCAAAACAAAAATTGTCGAAAGTGTAATGTTTCACAGTTattttagtaataaagatcTGCAAGCCTATTCAAGTTCTGATATCAAACGTGAAGTAAAACCCAAGATGATCATGAAAAACATAGTTGGAATAGGAAATCTGGATATGGAAGTACCTGGGTCTCAAGACAGTTTCAGTGATAATTTTCCAGAGAATTTTGATGAAACCATTCCTAATCCATCTTATTTAGATGAAAAGCCGATCCAATCACAAGAAGAGCCAGATGTCATTCTGGATCGCATTGAAAAACTGATAGGCTCATGTTCAGATTTATCACCAGGAGTATTCAAGAAAACGTTTAATAAACAAACCTTTAAGAGGCATAAAAAATATCTTCGAAGACAACAGATGCAACTTCAAAGCTTAGACACTTTTAACTGTAATATCTGCCATAGAGTTTTGGCTAACAAACATTCCTATGAACATCACATGCAGAGACACAATGGGTGTAGATATGTCTGTGAACATTGTGGCAAAGGTTTTCCAGTGCTCACTGAGCTACAAGTACATCAAGTGGCTGTCCATGGTACAGGACCGTACCTACAGTGTCGCCAGTGCCCATACAAGGCTCCACGGAAGTTTAGTCTAACTGAGCATGAAAGGATACACACTGGTGAACGGCCATATACATGTGAAAAGTGTGGCTTGACATTCCGAAGAAGGTTTGTATGGAAAAAGCATCTCGTCTACCATAATGAGAAAACTATTCAATGTAGTTTATGTCCCCGTAAATTTTATCTGCGGAGTGAGATGCTAGCTCATTGTAACAATGTTCATGAGAGGGTGTATGTGTACCTGTGTAATAAATGTGGTACTACCTATGCCAAGGCTGCTACCGTTAGGCGCCATTTGACAGAAAAACATGGAGTGCCAAGAGAGATGCAAGGCAAAGTAATTCGGATTAATAAAGGGAAGGGTGATTTCCCTGATTAA